Genomic DNA from Hordeum vulgare subsp. vulgare chromosome 2H, MorexV3_pseudomolecules_assembly, whole genome shotgun sequence:
ttctccgtcttgcttgctggatcaagaaggccgagatcatcttcgagctgtacgtgtgctgaacgcggaggtgctgtctgtTCAGCGCTAGataggaacggatcgtgggacggttcgtgggacggttcaagggacgtgaagacgttccagtacatcaaccacgtttcttaacgcttcccgctgtgcgatctacaagggtacgtagatctaatctcctctcgtagaggaacatcaccatgataggtcttcgtgtgtgtaggaaattttttgttttccatgcaacgttccccaacagtggcatcatgagctaggttcatgcgtagatgttgtctcgagtagaacaaaaaaggttttgtgggcgttgatgttcgatttgctgccctccttagtcttttctcgattcgacggtattgttggattgaagcggcctggaccaacattactcgtacgcttacgagagaccggtttcatcgactaacatgcaacttgtcacataaagatgaccggcgggtgcctgtttcttcaactttagttgaattggttttgaccgaggcggtccttggagagagtttaaatagcaatttgcacatctccgttgtggtttttgcataagtaagatgcgatcatactagatacccatagcagccacgtaaaacatgcaacaacaaattagaggacgtctaacttgtttttgcagggtatgtttgtgatatgatatggacaatgacgtgatgtgatatattggatgtatgagatgatcatgttgtaatagttaatatcgacttgcacgtcgatgctaaggcaaccgacaggagccataaggttgtctttaaactaacgtttgtgtttgcagatgcgtttactatattgctaggtcgtagctttagtagtaatagcatagataacacgacaacctcgatggtgacacgatgatggagatcatgatgatggagatcatggtgtggcgccggtgacaagaagatcatgccggtgctttagtgatggagatcaagaagcacatgatgatggccatatcatgtcacttatgaattgcatgtgatgttaatccttttatgtaccttattttgcttagaacgacggtagcattatgaggtgatctctcactaaaatttcaagacgaaattgtgttctccccgactgtgcactgttgcgatagttcgtcgtttcgagacaccacgtgatgatcgggtgtgatagactcaacgttcacatacaacgggtgcaaaacagttgcacacgcggaacactcaggttaagcttgacgagcctagcatgtacaaacatggcctcggaacacatgagaccgaaaggtcgagcatgaatcgtatagttgatatgattagcatagagatgcttaccactgaaactattctcaactcacgtgatgatcggacttgagttagtgaatttggatcatgtaccactcaaatgactagagagatgtactttttgggtgggaatttatcagtaatttgattagttaaactctaattatcatgaacatagtcaaaaggactttgcgaattatgatgtcgcttgcgctatagctctactgttttttatatgttcctagagaaaatttagttgaaagatgatagtagcaactttgtggattgagtccataaaactgaggattgtcctcattgctgggcagaaggcttatgtccttaatgcaccactcggtgtgctgcacctcgagcgtcgtctgtggatgttgcgaacatctgacatacacgtttttgatgactacatgatagttcagtgcgtaatacttaatggcttagaagcaaggtgttgaagacgtttttgaaacatcacggaacataagagatgttctaagagatgaaattgagatttcatgctcgtgcccttgttgagaggtatgagacttacgacaagattctttgtctacaaagtaaaggagaaaagctcaatcgttgagcatgttctcaaattgtgtgagtacaacaatcgcttgaatcaagtgggagttaatcttccagatgagatagtgatggttctccaaagtcactgtcactaagctgctagagcttcgtgatgaactataacatatcaaggatagatatgatgatccttgagcgattcacaatgtttgacactacgaaagtagaaatcaagatggagcatcgattgttgatggttagtaagacTACTAGTTTCAAAAAAGGcatgggctagaagggatacttcatgaaatggaaaaccagttgctgctttaatgaagaaacccaagattgaacccaaactcaagactaagtgcttctgttatgaggagaacggtcactcaggcggagctaccctagatacttggtagatgagaaggctggcgaagtcaacataagtatatttgatatacatgatattgatgtgtactttactagtactcctagtagcacgagggtattagataccggtttgatTGCTAACTGATTAgttactcgaaataaaagctacgtaataaacggagactagctaaaggcgaggtgacgataagtgttggaagtgtttccaaggttgatgtgatcaaacatcgcacgctccgtctaccaccgggattggtgttaaacctaaataattgttatttggtgtttgcgttgagcatgacatgattggatcgtgtttactgcaatacgattattcatctaaagagaataatggttattctatttgcttgaataattaccttcagtggtttattgaatctcgatcgtagtgttacacgtgttcataatattggtgccaaaagatacaaagtaataatgatagtaccacttacttgtggcactgccgcttgagtcatgttggtgtaaaatgcatgaagaaggtcCATGCTGATCCATCTTTGTacccactcatttttgaaacgtttgagacatgcaaaccataccttttggtataaacgcatgaagaaactccatgcagatggatcgtttgaactcacatgattttgaatcacttgagacatgcaaaatcataccacatggaacaagaaagtaacttgttggatgtaatacatttttgatgtgtgcagtccaatgagtgctgaggcacgcagtggatatcattatgttcttacttcaccgacgacttgagtagatataggagtatttacttgatgaatcacaagtctgaaatattgaaaggttcaaagctatttcagagtgaagatcgtcgtgacaagaggataaactgtctacgatatgatcatagagatgaatatctgagttgcgagcttttggtacacagttgagacaatgtggaaattgtttcgcagttaatgccacctggaacaccatagtgtgatggtgtgtccgaacgtcatagctacgccctatttgatatggtgcatactatgatgtcttttatcgaattaccactatcgtttatgggttatgcattagagacaaccgcattcactttaaatagggcaccgcatatttccgttgagatgacacagtatgaactatggtttggagaaacctaagctgtcgtttcttgaaaatttggggctgcgacgcttatgtcaaaaagtttcagtctgataagctcgaacccaaagcggataaatgcatcttcatgggatatccaaaacagttggatatatctcctatctcagatccagaagagaagtgtttgtttctagaaacgggtcctttctcgaggaataagtttctctcgaaagaattgagtgggagagtggtagaacttgatgaggttagtgaaccgttacttcaaccagtgtgtagcagggcgcatgaagttgttcctatggcgcctacaccaattgaagtagaaaatgatgatggtgatcattgagcttcggatcaagttactacaaacctcgtaggtcgacaaggtcgcgtgctactaacagagtggtacggtaaccctgtcttggaggtcatgttgttgaacaacaatgaacctacgagatacggagaagcgatggtgggcccggattccgacaaatggctggaggtcatgaaatccgagagaggatccatgtatgaaaacaaagtgtagactttggaagaactacttgatggtcgtaggactgttaagtaaagatggatctttaaaaggaagacacacgatgatggtgaaaagtcaccattaagaaaagctcgacttatcgcaaagatatttctgacaagttcaaagagttgactatgatgagactttctcactcgtagcgatgctaaaaatctgttggaattatgttagcaattgttgcattgtttgtgaaatattgcacataggatgtcaaaacattatttcctcgacggtttccttgaggaaaggttgtatgtgatacaaccagaaggttttgtcaatcctaaggatgctagcaagtatgcaagctccaacgatccttctatggactggtgcaagcatctcggagttggaatatacgctttgatgagatgatcaaagcttttgggtttgtacaaggtttatgagaaacttgtatttccaaagaagtgagtgggagcactatagaatttctgataagcatatgtggttgacatattgtagatcggaagtaatgtagaatttctgtgaagcataaagggttgtttgaaaggagtttatcaaaggaaaacctggatagagctacttgaacattgagcatcaagatctacagagatagatcaaaacgcttaatagaactttcaatgaaatgcatgccttgacaagtttttgaaggagttcaagatagatcagcaaagaatgagttcttggctatgttgtaaggtgtgaatttgagtaagactcaaggcccgaccacgacagaagaaagagaaaggacgaaggtcgtcccctatgccttagccgtagattctaaagtatgccaagctgtgtaccgcacctgatgtgtgccttgccatgagtctgtcaaggggtaccaaaaggtgatccaagattgaatcactaaaacaacggtcaaagttatccttagtaactagtggactaaggaatttttctcgattatggaggtgattaaagagttcgtcgtaaggggttacgtcgatgcaagctttgacactaatccgaataactctaagtagtaaaacggattcgtatggtagagtagatatttggagtatttccgaataacatGTAGtaccagcatctataagatgacataaagatttgtaaagcacacacggatctgaaagattcagaaccattgactaaaacctctctcacgagcaagacgtgatcaaaccccagaactatatgggtgttggattcgttaaaatcacatggtgatgtgaactagattattgactctagtgcaagtgcgagactgttgaaaatatgccctagaggcaataataaattagttattattatatttctttgttcatgataatcgtttattatccatgctataattgtattgattgaaaacataaatacatgtgtggatacatagacaaaacactgttcctagtaagtctctagttgactagctcgttgatcaaagatggtcaaggtttccagacCATAGacaggtgttgtcacttgataacgggatcacatcattaggagaatcatgtgatggacaagacccaaactatgaacgtaacatattggtcgtgtcattttattgctattgttttctacgtgtcaagtatttattcctatgaccatgagatcatataactcactggcaccggaggaataccttgtgtatatcaaacgtcgcaacgtaattgggtgactataaaggtgctttacaggtatctgcgaaggtgtccgttgagttagtatggatcaagactgggatttgtcactccgtgtgacggagagttatctcgggacccactcggtaatacaacatcacacacaagccttgcaagcaatgtgactcaagtgtgaatcacgtgatcttgtattacaaaacgagtaaagagacttgccggtaacgagattgaaataggtatgcggataccgacggtcgaatctcggtcaagtaacatatcgaaggacaaagggaatgacatacgggagaatccttggcactgaggttcaaccgataagatcttcggagaatatgtaagatccaatatgggcatccaggtcctgctattggatattgaccgaggagtgtctcgggtcatgtctacatagttctcgaacccgcagggtctgcacacttaaggttcaatgatgttttagtatagttaagttatatgtgtggttaccgaatgttgttcggagtcccggatgagatcacagacatcacgagggttttcggaatggttcggaaacgaagatgatatataggatggttttatttggtcaccggaaagttttgggcaattccaacagtgtaccgggagtgacgaatgggttccgggagttcaccgggaggggcccacccacccgggagtgatcccaaggcactaggatggcgccacaagtccttagtgggctggtggagtcagcgcaaggggcccatggcgccacataacaaattaccaaaggaaaataaaagaaaagggaaagaggtgggtgggaaggaaggggactcctccttcccaaaccgaattggaggaggagtcgtcctcctcccttggccggcgcacccttgaggccttgtgcctcaaggctagccctcccccttcctcctatatatattgatggtttagggctgatttgagacacaactttgccacgtgcaactcaaacctataccacgtagttttacctctagatcagatttctgcggaggtcgggcagagccctgcaggagtagatcatcaccaccaccggagcgccgtcacgctgccggagaactcatctacttctccgtcttgcttgctggatcaagaaggccgagatcatcgtcgagctgtacgtgtgctgaacgcggaggtgccgtccgtttggcgctagatcggaatcgtgggatggatcgcgggacggttcgtggtacggttcgagggacgtgaagacattccactacatcaaccgcgtttcttaatgcttcctgttgtgcgatctacaagggtacgtagatctaatctcctctcgtagatgaacatcaccatgataggtcttcgtgtgcataggaaattttttgtttcccatgcaacgttccccaacacccgggCTACGCGGAAATTGTCTGCACGCACATGAGCCGACTTCGGAGAAGCGGCCGCCGTCGTAGGTAGATTTGTCGAACCATCGCGAAACCCCCATGACACCGGGAGGCACCACACTGGACCTTCCCGCGCTGCCGCCCACGACCGGAGAAACGGACACGCCCGACCGCTGCCCTTCCCGCGTCGCCCGACGAGCTCGAAGCACCGGAGCCGCCACGCACGCACCACCTTTGCCAGGCGCCGCCGACCGACTGCCATCACCAGATCCAGTCGGATCTTGTAGAGGACGATCGCGCTCCACCTCCCGAGATGGGAGCACCACAGCCACCCCGCCGCGCGCGAGGCCTAGGACGTCGGCCACCCGGCCGCCCCGCTAGCCCGCCGCCGCGCCCCGCGTCCGCCCAACACCGCCACTCGAGGTGTCCGTCATGCACCGAAGCCCCTCGAGCAAAGGGGGAAGAAGGGCCTTGCCGTCGCCGTGCCCACCGGGCTTTGCCCGAGAGTGCGCGCcgacggcggcggggaagaggggagggaggcgagtcaAAGTGGAGACTGGCTAGGGTTCCCCCACCCCCCGGCGCGCACGGGCGCGtcgtgggaggggagggagggaaggTCCCTGCTCGAGCCTTTTCCTTACCACACCTTTTCTCTTTGTTCCCGCTTCTGATTAGGGCCTAGAGACTTCACTAGCCGACACCATGATCACCACCTCGTGGCAGGTGAGTTGTTGGCCGGTCCACAGGTCCAGCCCAGGCTTTTGCCTCGCCAGTCCGGTCCCTGGAAAGAGGACTGCCAACCTGCTTGGTCCGGTCCGGACCGGACCGTTGATAGCCGGTCCAAACGACGACTCGGACCGGCCTGGACCATGTCCATCCTGAGCCTGGCCATGAACCGACGACAAGGAGAAAAGGAGACTGCGTCCCCTGTGGAGCAACGAAGAAGAGTACGCGTGAAAAGATAAGGCTAGACCCACCTACCTAGGATGTGTTTGGTTGCAGGGACATGCTAGGGTGGTTGAGGACATCCCCAACCACCTGGTTATGGATAGCCATTTTTTGTTTAGTTGAAAGGGTGGTGTTATCCCATGTTTTGTTTGGTTTGAGGGATATGAATGAAGGGAAGGAGTGGCGACATGGAGGAAGGAGACGACCGGCTGGTGACAGAGGAAGGGGGGAGCGGCGACGCGGAGGAAGGAGACGATCGGCTGGTGATAGAGGTAGGGAGGAGTGGCGGCGCGGAGGGCGGAGAGGAGCGGCCGGTGGCGTGGAGGTGGGAGAGGAACGGCCGGCGGCAtatggaggaaggagaggaacgTACGGCGACGCGCAGGGCGGAGAGGAGCGGCCGGTgcagcgacccccccccccctccttttTGGGCGTTGACCCCATCCCTTTTTGAGAGAATATTTTTGACATCTGGTCTCAGATCCAAATAGGTGACATCCCTCGCATAGGAGAGATAGGATATCCCTACAACCAAACGCAATGCCCTTATTTGTTGGATCAGTTTTGATCGCATGGTGTGCGCGAGACCGGCCGAAGAATCGGCCGGACTGTAGACGGAAACGTTTTCCAACCACCACAGAGCATTACCACCAACTGCAACGAGTTGAGCAACCGCTGTCCTGCTCACAACCTTTACGTTTGATGGGTCACCCAAATCACGCCCAAAAATCGCGCCCGCTGCTCTTTAGATACCGATCGACCGCGCTCGCTAAGCTAGCTACCTGATGCGATTTGGCTGGCTTTGGATCGATCACACGAGGCATGTAGAAACCACGTGCGGCCATGCATGTATTTCGTCCGCCGTTGGCACGCGCGTTTCCAACCTAGCTAGGTAGACAGCAGATGGACGCCTCCGCGGGGCTCTCGGCCCTTGCCGCGgcggcgctgctgctgctgctgtacaGCGTGCACAGGTGGAGGAACCCTCGGTGCAGCGGCCGGCTCCCGCCGGGGTCCATGGGCCTCCCGCTCATCGGCGAGACCTTCCAGTTCTTCTCCCGCGACGCCTCCTTCGACATCCCTGCCTTCATCCGACACAGGCTCGCGAAGTACGTACGCATTCTTTCCCCCCTCCCCGACGAGGCCCAAGCGAGCTATCTGATCATTCTGTGTTCGAGATGTGTATGTATATAGGTACGGCCCGATCTTCAAGACGAGCGTGGTGGGGCACCCGGTGGTGGTGTCGGCGGACGAGGAGCTGAACCACATGGTGTTCCAGCAGGAAGGGGAGCTGTTCCAGAGCTGGTACCCGGACTCGTTCGTGGAGATCTTCGGCCGCGACAACCTCGGGGAGCAGGagggcaccatgttcaagtacatCAAGAACATCGTGCTCAGGTACTTCGGCCCCGAGAGCCTCAAGGAGTCCATCCTCCGCGACGTCCAGCGCGCCGTCTGCAGCTCGCTCTGCACCTGGTCCACCCTGCCGGCCGTCGACCTCAAGGAAGCCGTCTCCACCGTAAGCCCCTGTTCTTCTGACGCGCTGGGTTACTATACATGCTAGGTATTCAGCTGGCAGTGTTGCTACCGTATATACGGTACGGTGGTTTGGTTGCAGATGGTGTTTGAACTTTCGGCGAGCAAGCTGCTCGGCCTGGAGCCGTCGAGGTCCAAGGTTCTACGGAAGGGCTTCTTCGACTTCGTCCGAGGGCTCATCTCCTTCCCGCTCTACTTGCCAGGAACAGCTTACTACGCATGCATGCAGGTGATCATTGATCAACACGACGTCGGCGTGTTAAGCCTTGCATGCAGCACGGTCATTGATGAATTTTGGGCCACTTTCATTTCAGGGACGGATGAGCGTGATGAAGGTGCTGCAGCAGGTGCTGGAGGAGAGGATCAGATCGGCTGAGGCGCTGGGAGCAGGGGAGGCACGATGCCACGGCGACTTCCTGGACTACGTCGTGCAGGAGATCACCAAGGAGAAGCCGGTCCTGACGGAGGGAATGGCGCTGGACCTCATGTTTGTGCTCCTCTTCGCCAGCTTCCACACGACGTCGCTGGCCATCACCCTGGCCGTCAAGCTGCTCACCGACCATCCTCGCGTCCTGGAGGAGCTCACGGTGGGTATTACCTGCCCGCGTGCTCACCGTGTGATCTTTGCGTGCATGCATGGCATGCAGAGCGGTAGTGTGAATCTTTCTGGTTTGACTTGGTTGTAGGTGGAGCATGAATCGATTCTGAACGAGCGTGAGGCAGGCGGCGAGTCTGATGGCGACAGAGTTACATGGAAAGAGTACAAATCCATGGCATTCACATCCCAGGTCATAATCCACGACAATCATATCATACCTTTAGCCGTACTAATAATAGTGCATTTATGCTGCGATAATCATCACGTACGTTTTACAGGTGATAAACGAGACGGTCCGACTGGCCAACATTGCGCCTGGCATCTTCAGGAAGACACTGAAAGATGTACAGTTCAGAGGTAATCATGCATATACAAGAACCAAAACATCCTGCCAAAATAAAAGGGAACAGTACGCATCAAATGACAAATGTTGGCGACAGGATACACTATTCCAGCTGGATGGGGAGTGATGGTCTGCCCTCTAGCGGTGCACCTGAATCCAGATATTTACCCTGACCCCCTCACCTTCAGTCCTTCAAGGTTCAAGGTTTGTGGACCTTAATGCTCAACTCATGCaagattactccctccgttcctaaatataaatatttttacagattttattagtggactacatacaaagTAAGATGAATACAAAGTAAGATGaataaatctacactctaaagtatgtctatatacatccatatctaGTCTTCTAGTAAAACTTCTATAAAGACTTgtatttaaaaacaaagagagtaCTCTACATTTTGTCTTGGACGATGTGATAATTTTACTTAACCAGAGCGCCACATGCACACAGGATAAACTAGAGGCAAACCGTGGGTCAAGGCACTTCATGGCTTTCGGAGGAGGTCTCCGGTCTTGTGTTGGAGCAGACTTCAGCAAGCTACAAATGGCCATTTTCCTTCACTTTCTTGTCACCAAATATAGGTGCGTCCATGCTTTTCTAATGAACCGACTTCCAGTCCAAAATTTTATAATTGTTCATATCCTCCATTTCCTTGTCATCATTTGCTTCAAAATGTTTCAGGTGGATACAACTAGGAGGAGGCAAGATAATTCGGTCTCCAGGGCTAGAATTTCCTGATGGTTACCTCATTCAGATAAGACAGAGAAACTAATCAACGCCTGCTTTCAAGTGCTGCTAGCAGTAGAAAAGGCTTTTATGTAGTAGGTGTGGTGTACAATTCTATGATGTTATTTGATGAAATAACAGTTGCGTAGAGGTACTTCTATTCAGTCAATTTTTTgcatttactccctccgtccttgaAAGAGCATACTTTCAACTTTGTTGGAGGGTCAAACTATCTCAAAGTTTGACCGAGTTCGTGTAAAAATATATCAATGTTTGTGAAACCAAATAGGTATAtaatgaaaatatattttatcatgAATCTAATGCTACTAATTTGACGGCATAAATGTTGGTGTGTTATTATATAAATATGATCAAATATAATATTTTTTGACTTTTCAACAAAGTTGAAAGTACACTCTTTCAAGGACGGAGGGAATATACTTTCAAATGCATAAGCTttacccctttttatttttaaaaagtgaggGTAAACCCTTCATCACAACAATCAACATCAAGGTAGTTCTGTTGAAATCAACGTTAGTCCTGAGTAgtttcatttaaatcatgcaaattagaggccacAACAAGAGGAAtgtgtttggaaaagttgatacgttTAGAACGTATCACCCGCCAGAGCGGCCGCTCCACAATGACGCCGGCCCAGACCGGACGTGACCTCTCACTGGCGTTGACCTCTCACTGGCGCATGCCTTTTCTACGAATTGAAAGGACCTCCATCTGCCCGCATACCTCCACTAAACCAGTGGTTGTGTCGAGGATCTTACTCCAGCCCGAGTTACATTAAACACATCTCCGGTTGGCGTCTCGCATCCGCCCCCGCTAATCCGCTATTTAAACGTGGCCAAGAGTCGGGGAAGAACCACACCCGACCTCcgttctccatctcctccttgtaCCACTCCCGTCATGGCCTACGTCTCCAAAGTCTTCTAGGACGGCTTCTCCCACAAGTAGAAGAAAGATCTCTCCAGGATTGCAGCCTCCTTGATTGCCCGACGTGCTAGTCGAATACATGCTGACTTGTTAGCCAGCCCTCAGGAGCAGGAGCCACTGCCATCACTAGGTCTTCCTCATCTGTCCAGGCTGGTCAACGTCATCTCCCAGCAAATCAACCGTGAGCGATGCCAACAACGTGTCCGACATGCGAAGAA
This window encodes:
- the LOC123427466 gene encoding cytochrome P450 87A3-like, which codes for MDASAGLSALAAAALLLLLYSVHRWRNPRCSGRLPPGSMGLPLIGETFQFFSRDASFDIPAFIRHRLAKYGPIFKTSVVGHPVVVSADEELNHMVFQQEGELFQSWYPDSFVEIFGRDNLGEQEGTMFKYIKNIVLRYFGPESLKESILRDVQRAVCSSLCTWSTLPAVDLKEAVSTMVFELSASKLLGLEPSRSKVLRKGFFDFVRGLISFPLYLPGTAYYACMQGRMSVMKVLQQVLEERIRSAEALGAGEARCHGDFLDYVVQEITKEKPVLTEGMALDLMFVLLFASFHTTSLAITLAVKLLTDHPRVLEELTVEHESILNEREAGGESDGDRVTWKEYKSMAFTSQVINETVRLANIAPGIFRKTLKDVQFRGYTIPAGWGVMVCPLAVHLNPDIYPDPLTFSPSRFKDKLEANRGSRHFMAFGGGLRSCVGADFSKLQMAIFLHFLVTKYRWIQLGGGKIIRSPGLEFPDGYLIQIRQRN